gtatttgattataCTGATGAGCCATaaggctcaaagttaataaagaatttggaatttagaaaatttagaaTATTGTAAATCTCTGAACACCAGCCCAAATGTCAGTTTAAATAAATATGATTCCAGTtcacaatcaaaacaaaaactgccaaaaaatcaaaaataagagATTTATATATGCTAAAAATGTTCAGtttttttcatatgaataaaaCAATCACAACTATTTCTGAATTCATAATATGTTGATCAGGTTAACCAAATTCATTCAAAGTTTTTAATTTACTTAACTTTAATTAGGGTCAAGGTCAGAGTTACTTGATTTTGGTATTTGACACATCTATATCCCATGGTGTTTCTGCATACAAGGTTTCGTCACTAGAATTTCATTTTGTACTATAAGAATCTGCTAGTTGTtgaaaacaataatgatattgtgTCTATGTCAAACTATCACTGTTGGTTCAGTTTAAACTAGTACAGAATTGGGTTGATTTAGACCTTGAGATTGAGAGATACAGATTTGACCATGACCTCTATGTTAAGTGTTTGAGTGTTTATAGGTTGCTGGCTCATTGATGTTTACTTTACATCTCTTTAAATGCAAATAAATTTATTAACTTTTAACCTTTTGTTGTTGGCAATCACTGAAatacagtgttgtttacaaatttcttttaaaaaaatctatgattCTGAAGCTTGTTTGTATTTTCAGattatattgacaatgttgaTCAATATTGTATCATTAACTTGTATTGACTTACCAGTAGCTCCAAATACAGATTTTGGTACTCGTTGATTACAACATTTAGAACAGAAATTGTTACCACAGTGTCGacaatagaactgaaaaaataaatatttatggtAATACATAGACATAATAATAGCAATGGAATACTTTTTAACCATTCAGTTGAATACATGTAGTCTTAATGCAATAATGGAAATTTACAagttatatatctttaaaattgagaatggaaatggggaatgtgccaaagagacaacaacccgaccatagagcagataacagcagaaggtcaccaacaggtcttcaatgcaacgagaaattctcacacccggaggcgtccttcagctggcccctaaacaagtatatactggttcagtgataatgaacaccatactaaactccaaattatacacaagaaactaaaagttaaaataataaaagactaacaaaggccagaggctcctgacatgggacaggtgcaaaaatgcggcagggttaaacatgtttgtgagatctcaaccctccccctatacctctagccaatgcagaaaagtaaacgcataacaatacgcacattaaaattcagttcaagagaagtcccagtctgatgtcagaagatgtaaccaaagaaaataaacaaaatgacaataatacataaataacatcagactactagcagttaactgacatgccaggtccggacttcaattaaactgattgaaaaattatgtcttcatcatatgaatatcaggcacaatcctccccctgaggggtttagtatcataccatcataatatatatgagaagaacataacccgtgtcatgccaacaactggtttattaatcataaatgtgtttagttctgatgctacatattttcatgaattatttccctttaaggGATACTCATATGCATGTGGTTTTTTTTACTCAAGGTTGACAGTGCTGAAAGGAAAAGGTTGGATATACTTTTTGAACTACCTTAATCAGTTGTAATCTGACAGTCTGGGATGTGTTTCCAGTGCTTCAAATTCTGACTCTTTTCTCATAGCAGTATTAAATATACTTTGCACCAAATATGATATGGAACACTTTTTCTCAAGGATTTCCTCTGAATTTCTCTGAATTCCACCAACTCTCTTGACAATTTGTAAGACTATCTACTGTTTTCAGTTGTAAAGTGTTCAAACTACTTAGATTATACTTTGATGTGTTATATTGAGGACACCTCTACCAAAAATAGCATCTTTTTCATGTGGAATATATCAAAACAATTCCAACCATATTTTTCCCAAGAACaagtatttttaaatgtttttttttcttttgaatatttgtGTGCATGCTTCCTTGCTTATACTGAATGTATTgctattgttgtttatttttctaaaaatacatACTCTTCTTTTCAGAATTGATGCAAATGACACTTTACAGGCAAAACAgctttctgaagaaaaaaaacaagaataaattCATATATTCAGTTTTATCCAAAATTCTCATGGTAATATTTGACAAATGTCAACAATCCTTGGCTTAAAGTCAATCTAGTAGAAAGAAAATAGCTATCtatcttaaaaataataaatgcttTATAAGATTTTCATGTCTGTATTTAGATCAAACAGACAGTTTAAATCAAAAAGGTATTTATCTTGTGGTAACTCATCCAAGATATTTACCATTGGCTATATGTTGTCTTCTTTTCTTTAATTCCATCAATCTAGCCACCATGCCTGGTTTGTTTGTAGAAGGTGATTTACCATCTTCATCCATTGTAACTTCAATTGTTTCAGCATCATAATCAAGctgtaaaataaagtatatatgcTAAGATATTTAACACAATAAATAAACAGTGTGGTCTTATTGGGAAATCAATTAAACTCTAGCTATATAATTATTGAACATGAGTGACACGTACAGAAAATCTTATAAGTTATATAATTATTGGGAAGATACCTAGTTAATTTTGTTAATTAAATTATAGTTGAGAAATAAGCTGGTGATACTATTTTTAATAGAAAGTTACAAGAGTAGAAAACAAGGTTATTAACCAATTCACATACCAGCTCCTGATCTCTGTTCAAAACCAGtttcaattttcattatttttttgtaatgattATATTGGTAGTTAAAGCATTACAATGTAAAAGTTGAAATGGCAAATCTGTTCCAAAATTAGATGACTGCTGAAGAGAGTTAAATTAAATAGATACAGGGGACAGCTGAAATGACATGACTGTTaaatcaggtttgactgtatactttgtcatgtttgtttggTTCTAaaacaaatactgtggattcatttattttcgtgggtttcaattttcgtggattgatgaaAACCTTCATTtcctggatatttgatttcgtggttttgccaaaatATGCATACAACCCTATAGACAACTtgcaattcgttgaacatttgaattcgtggttacctgttcccacgaaatccacgaaaattggtatccaacgaataataatgaatccacagtagatacATGACTTACATCAGATATATCTTCAGAATCTTTAGCAGTAGATTGCTTGTCTTTAACTTCTTCTTCAGATTTAATTTCTTCCTGTAATTAAAATATATGagatttataacaaaactatgCATTGAACATTTATAGATGTTGAAAAAAATTCACCTAAGTAATATAAAGGTAAGTGCAAATTTAAAGATTTAGCCTACACTCCTAAGTTCTGAGATTCACTATCAATTTATGGTGTATAGCAATGTACTCCCTAGAAACTCTAAAAGATGACAACAAACAGTTTTCATAATTGTTCAAAGAAAAAGCCACAACTTCAATGTGGTAAAAAAActtcttttaatcttttaaaagtGTTCACCTTTttgattttaaaagatttaaaaaaaaactatagcaATTCAGTCATTCATGCAATAACCTATATGTCAAGGTGACCTAAACTAAACTTGTGGTTGGGATACATAAAGGATATTCAATTGTGTACTTCAACTAGATTTCAGAATGTGATTGTTTACATATTGTTGTATCAATAACTGTGGGTTTGAAAAACAACAAACAGTCATTGCATATTGAATTGTGCTTACCTTTGAATTGACTGTTTTTGAAACAGGAGACTGTAGTGCCTGTCCTGTCAGACAGCCAATAAACAACTGACTGTTATCTATAACAACTGGAGTGTAAAACAGAAAACAATCAATAATACATTAAAAAggagaaaatatattatttcaaaaagaaTGTTAGGTGAAAGCTGTCAAGTTTAAATAAATAGAACAGTAGCTCAACTATATTAAAACTGAAAATTCtgtatttaatgaatggctattatttattttgaatttattgaaccataaaattaatttttgactcttcacattgaataatccgcgaagcggattatgtaaaatgtgaagagtaaaaaattaattttatgggtcaataaattcaaaataaattattgccattcattataaataaatttctatcaaaaataagactcaaagaactttttatattattcatattaacaataaaaacgtacgtacacacatgttggggtatgaatacacaacgtcagagtgggcgtgtcgccataaaaattgacaacattgaaaataaaactaatacttttaaccaatcagaagacagtaaatacaccaaatttatttattatattattatgacTTCAAagtgtacaaaaaataaaatattttgaaaatatgttttttaatatttgaataactAAAGCATAACTTACCTTGTATGACAATATCATTGTCCAGAAACACCCAGTTTACTAAGGCTATATATATCCACCTTGTTGGTAATACAACAAAACTCAGTAATAATGTACAAAACTCTATGTGAAATCTGCAAATTAAAgtaacaacaaatataatccaTAAGTTTCAATAACATGCATATCTTAAAATGAGTAACAATTATTCAACAAAACATTTCGCAAAAAGATAACATACTGTAAACCaccttattttcgtggatactttatttcgcgtttgaCCCTTTCTTAaccacttcgcggctatttaTTTTTCCgattttcttatttacttgaTAAAGTGttataaggaaagatccaagttttacatattcgcgacaattaatattcacgttatttttctATTCGCGAAAGTTGCGAAAACAAATCgatcgcgaaaataagttggtttacagtattagaTATTTTATCCAGTGCTCAAATATGTATCAAATCTACTGCCTTTTGATCTTGATGTAGTGTATTCATCCTGAATGTGCCCCATcctttgtttacaaacaaattggAAATCATAGCAAATGGAAGATGAAGCTAAATTCatcattgaaaaatataatttctgcCAAAAGTGTTTCAAGATTATCACTGATTTCCTTACCTTAATGATGGCAATATATTATCCCACTTCAGGATTCCATAAAAATGTGCAAGTAACTCATTACACTTAACAACAAACTCAAACATCTGTATTATGCTGAAATAAAGTAGGTATAGAATACTAATTAGTATGATGGAAGATTTTCAATTGTTCTTCACTGATTCAGcactagtactgtaaattaccttaaccctttcgccgatgagtcccggtttaccgggattcacgcttcagacagctgacgatgagtccctttttaccgggatcggaatacatcttttatgtttcccgctcaaaacagtgcaaacatcagttatctttctttgatgaatacccggatgaaagtgtaaacatggcgcttccgtttgttgaaaaccgtgtcaaaatcagacgaaatttacggaatttatgagaatttgaaatgaggccaggattttttaatttattggtttacggatccgccgacccgattttgctgatttccagaataaaaataaaattcacttttcacGCTTTTTTAATCCCGTCGAccttaacaaatgcattatccctgaaaaataattaaaatatttttttcctgaaatgaaatgcattaatcactaacaaaattgacaatactttctggtgtgaaaaaaaaccccttccagtttacgtttctaaatatagacaaatcaattataactgaccttgaaatgtcgtttgcgcaaataattttgcggaacgaaacttgtgtttaaaaccaattacacaataagttcgtttaccttatttgtcaccagtccgtaagatgcatcatctcatagaaatagacttgtccaaatgtggacagggtgaaggcatcaaattaaagaactgaatattaacaaatcattaggaattttcttgtttttataggtaataaaaaaaatgtcgttcatttggataaaaaaacgggaatgcaagacaacagattaacccgatatcgtttttccagtggacgattctattaggtttttgacacgtgtgttgaaacttattttcgtacgacgtttatgcattttttctttatcagttttcgtgcttgaagatcattatttacccagttttctggaattgattaagagctacgcgaatctatttttcttgtttctgaaatgatgatttaatttcgtctttgtccgtgcatccccttttttttactgt
The window above is part of the Mytilus galloprovincialis chromosome 4, xbMytGall1.hap1.1, whole genome shotgun sequence genome. Proteins encoded here:
- the LOC143072971 gene encoding protrudin-like, whose translation is MEKISTDVNGTSPKTKNNTGKYGRVDLADFVKEVDRFSRLIEPFAFVLYCLDDIRNWRYPKITLCLWIICNLCCIILTKGAVFVLVSLLVVVIAATGLVQIHTRILDKILPVNHLSNPDDESSDENDEDSAYSTVRQFRVSIIQMFEFVVKCNELLAHFYGILKWDNILPSLRFHIEFCTLLLSFVVLPTRWIYIALVNWVFLDNDIVIQVVIDNSQLFIGCLTGQALQSPVSKTVNSKEEIKSEEEVKDKQSTAKDSEDISDLDYDAETIEVTMDEDGKSPSTNKPGMVARLMELKKRRQHIANESCFACKVSFASILKRRFYCRHCGNNFCSKCCNQRVPKSVFGATAPSAQTETVLVCNTCHKNLTKAPDKDKKS